A portion of the Flavobacterium limnophilum genome contains these proteins:
- the sucC gene encoding ADP-forming succinate--CoA ligase subunit beta, producing the protein MDIHEYQGKEILASYGVKVQRGYVANNPQEAVAAAKQLTAETGTAWHVIKAQVHAGGRGKGGGVKLAKNLQQVEEIAQQIIGMQLITPQTSAEGKKVHKVLIAEDVYYPGESETSEFYMSVLLNRGTGRNMIMYSTEGGMDIEEVAEHTPHLIFTEEIDPTVGLQGFQARRIAFNLGLSGNAFKEMVQFVDALYKAYIGSDASMFEINPVLKTSDNKIIAVDAKVNLDDNALYRHPKLAEMRDVREENPIEVEAKEAGLNYVDLDGTVGCMVNGAGLAMATMDLIKYAGFEPANFLDVGGTADAKRVELAFRIILKDPNVKAILINIFGGIVRCDRVAQGVVDAYKNMGDAITVPIIVRLQGTNAEIAKELIDNSGMPILSAVQFQEAADQVQAALS; encoded by the coding sequence ATGGACATACACGAATACCAAGGAAAAGAGATTCTAGCCAGCTATGGCGTAAAAGTGCAACGCGGCTATGTGGCCAACAACCCACAGGAAGCAGTTGCTGCTGCAAAACAATTAACTGCCGAAACTGGAACAGCTTGGCATGTTATAAAAGCCCAAGTTCACGCCGGTGGACGCGGAAAAGGAGGTGGAGTTAAATTGGCCAAAAACCTTCAACAAGTGGAAGAAATTGCACAACAAATCATAGGGATGCAATTAATCACGCCTCAAACATCTGCCGAAGGTAAAAAAGTACATAAAGTTTTGATTGCCGAAGATGTTTATTATCCAGGTGAAAGTGAAACTTCAGAGTTCTATATGTCAGTTCTTTTAAATAGAGGTACAGGTCGCAACATGATTATGTATTCTACCGAAGGTGGAATGGATATCGAAGAAGTGGCGGAACATACACCTCATTTAATTTTTACAGAAGAAATTGATCCAACTGTTGGATTGCAAGGTTTTCAAGCAAGAAGAATTGCTTTTAACCTAGGTCTTTCTGGAAATGCTTTCAAGGAAATGGTTCAGTTTGTCGATGCTTTGTACAAAGCTTACATTGGTTCTGATGCTTCCATGTTTGAAATCAATCCAGTATTGAAAACTTCGGATAACAAAATCATCGCTGTTGATGCCAAAGTAAACTTGGATGACAACGCTTTGTACCGTCATCCAAAATTAGCGGAAATGCGTGACGTTCGTGAGGAAAATCCAATCGAAGTGGAAGCAAAAGAAGCTGGTTTGAACTATGTGGATTTGGATGGAACCGTAGGTTGTATGGTGAACGGAGCTGGATTGGCCATGGCAACAATGGACTTAATTAAATATGCCGGTTTTGAGCCTGCAAACTTCTTGGACGTTGGTGGAACTGCCGATGCAAAACGTGTGGAATTAGCGTTCCGCATCATTTTGAAAGATCCAAACGTAAAAGCAATTTTGATCAACATTTTTGGTGGAATCGTTCGTTGTGACCGTGTTGCCCAAGGTGTTGTTGATGCTTACAAGAATATGGGTGACGCTATTACTGTGCCAATCATTGTTCGTTTGCAAGGAACAAATGCTGAAATTGCCAAGGAATTAATTGATAATTCAGGAATGCCGATTTTGTCTGCAGTACAATTTCAAGAAGCTGCCGACCAAGTGCAAGCGGCGCTTTCTTAA
- the gltB gene encoding glutamate synthase large subunit, producing MKEQGLYLPEFEHENCGAGFICNLKGEKTNQIIHDALEILVKLEHRGGVSSDGKTGDGAGLLIDIPHEYFNRVCDFKLPEAREYAVGMVFLPQSENQYLFCKKTFEKEIKNQGLTILGWREVPVDSSQLGPIAAASEPKIDQIFVGKSEPIDDATFKAKLYAARKITEHAIINSKISESSYFYIPSFSTTTLIYKGIIMPEDIGPYYTDLQQTDLVTRLALVHQRFSTNTMPSWDLAQPFRYICQNGEINTLRGNVSRMRVREEIMKSDVFGPQIEKLFPIIIPGKSDSASMDMVVELLMHTGRTLPEVMMMMIPEAWEKHKTMSTERKAFYEYNACIMEPWDGPASVPFSDGDYVGALLDRNGLRPSRYTVTKSGKLIMASEIGVVEIDPEDVESHGRLEPGKMFLVDMNEGRIINDEEIKSKIVSERPYQEWLKEYRLHLRDVPSTSDVCSIETIDLATRERLFNYTLEDIQDMITPMAQTGKEALGSMGTDTPLAVLSDRPQLISNYFKQLFAQVTNPPLDGIREEIVTDISLALGQDRNIFDISSKQCRKLRIQNPVISNRDLEKIRSISIDHFKAETFQILYPKAKGLNGLEDALDAIIVQITKAIEGGTNIIILSDRGVNKEFAPIPSLLACSYVNHQMNRLRKRSYFDIIIESAEPREPHHFATLFGYGASAINPYMVNEIIRVQVREGFITGIDEEKAVHNFNKAIGYGILKIMNKIGISTLHSYRGSQIFEIVGFNSKFVEKYFPYTTSRIEGIGLYEIEKEISERYNYAYPNNLIPNRLGLNIGGEYRWRRNGERHMFNPTTIAKLQQAVRLSDQTSYDEYARTVNDQAKNLMTIRGLFEFDNLNPIPLDEVEPWTEIVKRFKTGAMSYGSISREAHENLAIAMNRIGGKSNSGEGGEDRKRFQPDMNGDSRNSAIKQVASGRFGVTSHYLSSAKEIQIKMAQGAKPGEGGQLPGEKVLPWIASARNSTPYVGLISPPPHHDIYSIEDLAQLIFDLKNANREARINVKLVSEVGVGTIAAGVSKAKADVVLIAGYDGGTGASPLTSLKHAGLPWELGLAEAQQTLVLNNLRSRIVVECDGQLKTGRDVAIAALLGAEEFGFATAPLVASGCIMMRKCHLNTCPVGIATQDKELRKNFKGTPEHVINFFYYVAEELRGIMAQLGFRTLEEMVGQTHKINSNKAITHYKARGLDLSSILHVPDGYNERIVRNTEKQDHALENVLDFQILKDSHRALYRKEKMTLNYPINNTNRSVGAIVSNEISKIYGYLGLPEDTLNINFKGSAGQSLGAFSAHGLTFTVEGNTNDYLGKGLSGAKLIIKKPAKATFVAENNVIVGNVCLFGAIEGEAYINGIAGERFAVRNSGATAVVEGVGDHGCEYMTGGKVVVLGKTGRNFAAGMSGGIAYIYDPENKFTNGLCNTESIAFEDIEADEADELKALIEKHVRYTKSTRGTELLADWSNSLSKFVKVMPTEYKKALKRLETEEQMVEELTA from the coding sequence ATTAAAGAACAAGGTCTTTATTTGCCAGAATTCGAGCATGAAAACTGTGGGGCTGGGTTTATCTGCAACCTTAAAGGCGAGAAAACAAATCAAATCATACACGACGCATTAGAAATCCTTGTAAAACTCGAACATCGTGGAGGTGTGAGTTCTGACGGGAAAACCGGAGATGGAGCTGGACTATTAATTGACATACCTCACGAATATTTCAATAGAGTTTGCGATTTCAAATTACCGGAAGCACGCGAGTATGCTGTAGGAATGGTGTTTTTACCTCAAAGTGAAAATCAATACCTTTTTTGTAAAAAAACATTCGAAAAAGAAATCAAAAACCAAGGATTAACCATCCTAGGATGGAGAGAAGTTCCCGTGGATTCTTCACAACTTGGGCCAATTGCAGCTGCATCAGAACCAAAAATTGATCAAATTTTCGTTGGAAAAAGTGAACCAATTGATGATGCTACCTTCAAAGCCAAATTATATGCTGCCCGTAAAATTACGGAGCACGCTATCATCAATTCAAAAATATCTGAAAGCTCGTATTTTTACATTCCGAGTTTTTCGACCACTACCTTAATATATAAAGGTATCATTATGCCCGAAGATATCGGACCCTATTATACCGACTTGCAACAAACCGACTTGGTAACGCGTTTGGCGTTGGTTCACCAACGTTTCTCTACCAATACAATGCCTTCTTGGGATTTGGCTCAACCATTTAGATATATCTGTCAAAATGGGGAAATCAATACTTTGCGTGGTAACGTGAGTAGAATGCGTGTTCGTGAAGAAATCATGAAAAGTGATGTCTTTGGCCCACAAATCGAAAAATTATTCCCAATCATTATTCCTGGAAAATCAGATTCAGCTTCCATGGACATGGTCGTGGAATTGTTGATGCACACTGGAAGAACATTGCCTGAAGTAATGATGATGATGATTCCAGAAGCATGGGAAAAACACAAAACGATGTCTACCGAAAGAAAAGCATTCTACGAATACAATGCTTGTATTATGGAACCATGGGATGGTCCTGCTTCAGTTCCATTTTCGGATGGCGATTATGTAGGAGCTTTATTGGACCGTAATGGTTTGAGACCTTCTAGATATACAGTAACCAAAAGCGGAAAATTAATCATGGCATCAGAAATTGGTGTTGTGGAAATTGACCCAGAAGATGTGGAAAGCCACGGAAGATTGGAACCAGGAAAAATGTTCTTGGTTGACATGAACGAAGGACGCATCATCAATGACGAAGAAATTAAAAGTAAAATCGTTTCTGAAAGACCATACCAAGAATGGTTGAAAGAATACCGACTACATTTAAGAGATGTCCCAAGCACATCAGACGTTTGCTCCATAGAAACTATCGATTTAGCGACTAGAGAACGTCTTTTCAACTATACATTAGAGGATATTCAAGACATGATTACCCCTATGGCCCAGACTGGAAAAGAAGCCTTGGGTTCTATGGGAACTGACACGCCTCTTGCCGTATTGTCAGACAGACCACAATTGATTTCCAACTATTTCAAACAATTATTTGCACAAGTTACCAACCCACCTTTGGATGGAATTCGTGAAGAAATTGTTACCGACATCAGTTTGGCATTGGGTCAAGACCGAAACATTTTTGATATTTCAAGCAAACAATGCCGAAAATTAAGAATTCAAAATCCGGTTATCTCCAACAGGGATTTAGAAAAAATAAGAAGCATTTCAATAGACCACTTCAAAGCGGAAACTTTTCAAATATTATACCCTAAAGCAAAAGGATTAAACGGATTGGAAGATGCTTTGGACGCCATCATTGTTCAAATCACGAAAGCAATCGAAGGAGGTACCAACATAATTATCTTGTCGGACAGAGGCGTGAACAAGGAGTTTGCTCCTATCCCATCTTTGTTGGCTTGTTCTTATGTAAACCACCAAATGAACCGTTTGCGCAAGCGTTCTTATTTTGATATTATTATCGAATCTGCCGAACCGCGTGAGCCACATCATTTTGCCACTTTGTTTGGATACGGTGCCAGTGCCATCAACCCTTACATGGTAAACGAAATCATCCGTGTTCAAGTAAGAGAAGGATTTATTACCGGTATCGATGAAGAGAAGGCAGTTCATAACTTCAATAAAGCCATTGGTTATGGAATTCTAAAAATCATGAACAAAATTGGAATCTCGACTTTACATTCGTATAGAGGTTCACAAATTTTCGAAATTGTTGGTTTCAATTCCAAGTTCGTTGAAAAATACTTCCCTTACACCACTTCAAGAATTGAAGGTATCGGATTGTACGAAATTGAAAAAGAAATTAGCGAAAGATACAATTATGCCTACCCAAATAATTTAATTCCAAACCGATTGGGATTAAATATTGGTGGCGAATACAGATGGAGGCGTAATGGGGAAAGACACATGTTCAACCCTACCACCATTGCCAAATTGCAACAAGCGGTTCGATTAAGCGATCAAACCAGCTATGATGAATATGCCAGAACGGTAAACGACCAAGCCAAAAATTTAATGACCATTCGTGGTTTGTTCGAATTTGACAACTTGAATCCAATTCCGTTGGATGAAGTGGAACCTTGGACAGAAATCGTGAAACGTTTCAAAACTGGAGCCATGTCTTACGGATCTATCTCTAGAGAAGCACACGAGAATTTGGCTATCGCCATGAACCGTATTGGTGGAAAATCCAATTCAGGTGAAGGTGGAGAAGACAGAAAACGTTTCCAACCGGACATGAACGGAGACAGTCGCAACTCGGCTATCAAACAAGTGGCTTCTGGACGTTTTGGAGTAACTTCCCACTATTTGTCCAGTGCAAAAGAAATTCAAATTAAAATGGCCCAAGGTGCAAAACCTGGAGAAGGTGGACAGTTGCCAGGGGAAAAAGTATTGCCTTGGATTGCTTCCGCCCGTAACTCAACTCCTTATGTAGGATTGATTTCGCCACCGCCTCACCATGATATTTACTCAATCGAAGATTTAGCACAATTAATTTTCGACTTGAAAAATGCCAACAGAGAAGCTCGTATCAACGTGAAATTGGTTTCTGAAGTAGGTGTTGGAACAATCGCAGCCGGAGTTTCCAAAGCAAAAGCAGACGTTGTCTTAATCGCAGGTTATGATGGTGGAACAGGAGCTTCTCCTTTGACATCCTTGAAACACGCTGGTCTTCCTTGGGAACTTGGATTGGCCGAAGCGCAACAAACTTTGGTTTTAAACAACCTAAGAAGCAGAATCGTCGTGGAATGTGACGGACAATTGAAAACAGGTCGTGACGTGGCTATCGCAGCTTTATTGGGAGCTGAAGAATTTGGTTTCGCCACTGCTCCACTTGTAGCTTCTGGTTGTATCATGATGCGTAAATGCCACTTGAATACTTGTCCAGTTGGTATTGCCACCCAAGACAAAGAATTGCGTAAAAACTTCAAAGGAACACCGGAACACGTTATTAACTTCTTCTATTATGTTGCAGAAGAATTAAGAGGTATCATGGCACAATTAGGTTTCAGGACTTTAGAGGAAATGGTGGGACAAACTCACAAAATCAATTCCAACAAAGCCATCACGCACTATAAAGCTAGAGGATTAGACTTATCTTCTATCTTGCACGTACCAGACGGATACAATGAACGAATCGTTAGAAACACGGAAAAACAAGATCACGCATTGGAAAATGTACTCGATTTCCAAATCTTGAAAGACTCACACCGTGCTTTGTACAGAAAAGAAAAAATGACTTTGAATTACCCTATCAACAACACCAATCGTTCTGTTGGAGCCATTGTGAGTAATGAAATTTCTAAAATATACGGATACCTTGGTTTACCGGAAGACACTTTAAACATTAACTTCAAAGGTTCTGCCGGTCAAAGTTTAGGTGCATTTAGTGCCCATGGATTGACATTCACGGTTGAAGGAAACACTAATGACTATTTAGGAAAAGGACTTTCTGGAGCAAAATTAATCATCAAGAAACCAGCAAAAGCAACTTTCGTTGCCGAAAACAATGTTATTGTTGGAAACGTTTGTTTGTTTGGAGCAATTGAAGGAGAAGCCTACATCAATGGGATCGCGGGAGAACGTTTTGCCGTTCGTAACTCTGGTGCAACAGCAGTTGTGGAAGGAGTTGGAGATCACGGTTGCGAATACATGACAGGTGGAAAAGTAGTAGTTTTGGGTAAAACTGGAAGAAACTTTGCCGCAGGTATGAGTGGAGGTATCGCTTACATCTACGATCCTGAAAATAAATTCACAAACGGATTGTGCAACACCGAATCAATAGCTTTTGAAGACATTGAAGCTGATGAAGCTGATGAATTGAAGGCATTGATTGAAAAACACGTACGCTATACAAAAAGTACAAGAGGTACCGAATTATTGGCAGATTGGTCTAATAGCCTAAGTAAATTTGTAAAAGTAATGCCTACAGAGTACAAAAAAGCGTTAAAGCGTCTGGAAACAGAAGAACAAATGGTAGAAGAATTAACAGCATAA
- a CDS encoding glutamate synthase subunit beta produces MGKVTGFKEFERKDESYTEVKERVGHYNEFTVPLSEAEITKQGSRCMDCGIPFCHSGCPLGNLIPDFNHMVHQGEWQKASWILHSTNNFPEFTGRLCPAPCEKACVLGIIAEPVSIENIEKNIVERAFAEGWIKPQPPKTRTGKTVAVVGSGPAGLATAQQLNRAGHLVTVFERDDAVGGLLRYGIPNFKMEKGIIDRRVAILEAEGITFKVNTNVGVNYDINDLKAFDSIVLCGGATERRGLPTPGADADGVVQAMDFLTQQTKVVFGQKVENQVLATGKDVIVIGGGDTGSDCVGTSNRHGAKSVTNFEIMPKPPVGRSETTPWPYWPLQLKTSSSHKEGAERNWLINTKEFIKDASGKLIALKTVNVEWKLVPGQRPELIEVAGSEKTWPCDLALLALGFTGPEKTLSSQLGIELDFRSNYKAEYGKYQTNVPNIFTAGDMRRGQSLIVWAISEGREAARQVDLYLMGSSNLPTKEGGDLPTV; encoded by the coding sequence ATGGGAAAAGTAACAGGTTTTAAAGAATTCGAAAGAAAAGATGAATCATACACGGAAGTAAAAGAACGTGTTGGACATTATAATGAATTTACGGTTCCTTTGAGTGAAGCTGAAATTACAAAACAAGGATCCCGTTGCATGGATTGCGGAATTCCTTTTTGTCATAGTGGATGTCCTCTAGGAAATTTGATTCCAGATTTTAATCACATGGTACACCAAGGCGAATGGCAAAAAGCCTCTTGGATACTACATTCAACAAACAACTTCCCAGAATTCACGGGACGTTTATGCCCTGCGCCTTGCGAAAAAGCATGTGTATTGGGAATTATTGCTGAACCGGTTTCTATCGAAAACATAGAAAAAAATATTGTGGAACGTGCTTTCGCAGAAGGATGGATTAAACCACAACCACCAAAAACAAGAACTGGAAAAACAGTTGCCGTTGTTGGTTCTGGACCTGCGGGGTTGGCTACTGCTCAACAATTAAATAGAGCAGGACACTTGGTTACCGTATTCGAAAGAGACGATGCTGTTGGAGGATTGTTGCGTTACGGAATTCCAAATTTCAAAATGGAAAAAGGAATCATTGACCGTCGTGTAGCAATTTTGGAAGCTGAAGGCATCACCTTCAAAGTAAACACCAACGTTGGCGTAAACTACGACATCAATGACCTGAAAGCATTTGATTCTATCGTACTTTGCGGTGGAGCAACTGAAAGAAGAGGCTTACCAACTCCTGGAGCCGATGCAGACGGAGTGGTTCAAGCAATGGATTTCTTGACACAACAAACAAAAGTTGTTTTTGGACAAAAAGTAGAAAACCAAGTATTGGCTACCGGTAAAGATGTTATCGTGATTGGTGGTGGAGACACTGGTTCTGACTGTGTGGGAACTTCTAACCGTCATGGCGCCAAATCAGTGACCAACTTCGAGATTATGCCAAAACCTCCAGTAGGAAGAAGCGAAACAACTCCTTGGCCTTATTGGCCGCTACAACTGAAAACATCTTCTTCTCACAAAGAAGGTGCCGAAAGAAACTGGTTAATTAACACCAAAGAATTCATTAAAGATGCTAGTGGCAAATTAATCGCTCTTAAAACAGTTAACGTAGAATGGAAATTAGTTCCTGGACAACGTCCTGAATTAATTGAAGTGGCCGGTTCCGAAAAAACTTGGCCTTGTGATTTAGCCTTGCTAGCCTTAGGTTTTACAGGTCCAGAAAAAACATTAAGCAGCCAATTAGGTATCGAACTTGACTTTAGAAGCAACTACAAAGCGGAATATGGCAAATACCAAACTAATGTGCCAAATATCTTTACTGCTGGCGATATGCGTCGTGGACAATCTTTGATTGTTTGGGCAATTTCAGAAGGTAGAGAAGCTGCAAGACAAGTAGATCTATACTTAATGGGATCAAGTAATTTACCTACCAAAGAAGGTGGAGATTTGCCTACTGTATAA
- the lysA gene encoding diaminopimelate decarboxylase: MQAKDLVQLAEQFGSPLYVYDAAKIQSQYKRLTSAFSKVEKLRINYAMKALSNVAILQLLREMGSCIDAVSIQEVQLALHAGYSPDQIFFTPNGVSLEEIEEVSALGVQINIDNLSILEQFGTKHPSVPVCIRINPHVMAGGNANISVGHIDSKFGISVHQLPHLVRIVENTKMKIVGIHMHTGSDILDIEVFLYAAEILFDAAKNFKDLEFLDFGSGFKVPYKKDDVETDIEELGRKLSKRFNAFCKEYGKDLTLIFEPGKFLVSEAGYFLAKVNVVKQTTSTVFAGIDSGFNHLIRPMFYGSQHYIENISNPKGKERFYSVVGYICETDTFANNRRISEINEGDILSFRNAGAYCFSMSSNYNSRYKPAEVLWLNGEGHLIRAQETFEDLLKNQIPLPIIATV; the protein is encoded by the coding sequence ATGCAAGCGAAAGATCTAGTACAATTAGCAGAACAATTTGGTAGTCCATTATATGTCTATGATGCGGCAAAAATCCAATCCCAATATAAAAGATTAACAAGCGCCTTTTCTAAAGTAGAGAAATTACGCATCAATTATGCCATGAAGGCGTTGTCCAACGTTGCCATTCTTCAATTGTTGAGAGAAATGGGCTCTTGCATTGATGCTGTTTCGATTCAAGAGGTTCAACTGGCACTTCATGCTGGTTATTCTCCAGATCAAATCTTTTTCACGCCAAACGGTGTTTCTTTGGAAGAAATCGAAGAAGTATCGGCTTTGGGAGTTCAAATCAACATTGACAACTTGTCGATATTGGAACAATTTGGAACCAAACATCCAAGCGTTCCGGTTTGCATCAGAATCAATCCACACGTAATGGCTGGTGGAAATGCCAATATTTCCGTGGGACATATCGACAGTAAATTTGGAATTTCAGTTCATCAATTACCACATTTAGTGCGAATTGTCGAGAACACAAAAATGAAAATAGTCGGAATCCACATGCACACGGGTTCCGATATTTTGGATATCGAAGTATTCTTGTATGCGGCAGAAATCTTGTTTGACGCTGCCAAAAACTTCAAAGATCTAGAGTTTTTAGATTTCGGAAGCGGTTTTAAAGTTCCTTACAAAAAAGACGACGTGGAAACCGACATCGAAGAATTGGGTAGAAAATTATCCAAAAGATTCAATGCTTTCTGTAAAGAATACGGGAAAGATTTGACCTTGATTTTTGAACCAGGGAAATTCTTGGTAAGCGAAGCCGGTTATTTCTTGGCTAAAGTAAACGTGGTAAAACAAACGACTTCAACCGTTTTTGCAGGAATCGACAGTGGTTTCAATCATTTGATTCGACCAATGTTTTATGGTTCGCAACATTATATCGAAAACATTTCGAACCCGAAAGGAAAAGAGCGTTTCTATTCCGTGGTGGGATACATTTGCGAAACGGATACCTTTGCCAACAACCGCAGAATATCCGAAATCAATGAAGGCGACATTTTAAGTTTCAGAAATGCGGGAGCTTACTGCTTCTCGATGTCATCCAACTACAATTCTCGCTACAAACCAGCCGAAGTATTGTGGCTCAATGGAGAGGGTCATTTAATACGAGCACAGGAAACTTTCGAGGATTTACTTAAAAATCAAATTCCGTTGCCCATAATTGCAACAGTATAA
- a CDS encoding alkaline phosphatase, which yields MERRKFLRNGSLFTIGASLLNPFEGSAKNLDLDSIQKNTKAQNIIVVVSDGMSIGTLNMTDIYLSRKTGKGSNWLQLYKDNRVSRALMDMASASSIVTDSAAASSSWGSGFRVKNGSLNVGVNGEEYLPIWQKFKKAGKMAGCVTTVPITHATPAGFCIASKSRNSQESIAEMYLDLKFDIMMGGGNNYFSAESRKDKRNMYQEFSSKGFNVVKTRSEMLAADNSKPILGVFHDDGLPYSKDRENSKELTEKIPTLAEMTQRAIDKMKNHPKGFVLQIEAGKVDWAAHGNDISGLIYDQVAHDEAVKVAIDFAEKDKNTLVIITTDHGNANPGIIYGKDANDNFDSIQKYKQTNDWILNGMGKETSVAQAIERIEYATNYALKEEEAKEILSFYSDIKMEDGLYNPKHLPFKKLSEIQKKHNSVGWISMDHSADYTELALFGPGSHLLKPFIKNTDLHYLMLQAAEVENKF from the coding sequence ATGGAAAGAAGGAAATTCTTAAGAAACGGATCACTTTTTACAATAGGAGCCTCATTATTAAATCCTTTTGAAGGCTCAGCCAAAAACCTGGATTTAGATTCCATACAAAAAAACACCAAAGCCCAAAATATCATTGTCGTGGTAAGTGACGGAATGAGTATTGGCACCCTCAACATGACCGACATCTATTTGAGTCGAAAAACAGGAAAAGGCAGCAATTGGCTTCAACTATACAAAGACAATCGCGTTTCCCGTGCCTTGATGGACATGGCTTCGGCATCATCAATTGTTACGGATTCGGCTGCTGCGAGTTCATCTTGGGGAAGTGGTTTCCGTGTAAAAAACGGTTCCTTGAATGTAGGCGTGAATGGCGAAGAATATTTACCAATTTGGCAAAAATTCAAAAAAGCTGGAAAAATGGCCGGTTGTGTAACTACCGTACCCATAACACATGCAACTCCTGCCGGCTTTTGCATCGCATCCAAAAGTAGAAATAGTCAAGAATCTATTGCCGAAATGTATCTTGATTTGAAATTTGACATTATGATGGGCGGAGGAAATAATTATTTTTCGGCAGAAAGTCGCAAAGACAAACGCAATATGTATCAAGAGTTTTCAAGCAAGGGATTTAATGTCGTAAAGACAAGAAGCGAAATGCTTGCTGCCGACAACAGCAAACCCATTTTAGGCGTTTTTCATGATGACGGTCTTCCCTATTCCAAAGACCGAGAAAACAGCAAAGAACTTACAGAAAAAATTCCGACTTTGGCAGAAATGACACAACGTGCTATCGATAAAATGAAAAATCATCCAAAAGGTTTTGTGTTGCAAATTGAAGCCGGTAAAGTAGATTGGGCTGCCCACGGAAATGACATTTCAGGTTTAATTTACGACCAAGTTGCACATGACGAAGCTGTAAAAGTAGCCATTGACTTTGCTGAAAAAGACAAAAACACTTTGGTCATTATTACCACAGACCACGGAAATGCCAATCCAGGTATTATTTACGGAAAAGATGCCAATGACAATTTTGATTCCATCCAAAAATACAAACAAACCAACGATTGGATTCTAAACGGTATGGGAAAAGAAACTTCTGTCGCCCAAGCAATAGAACGTATAGAATATGCCACAAATTATGCACTGAAAGAAGAAGAAGCCAAAGAAATTTTAAGCTTTTATTCGGATATAAAAATGGAAGATGGACTTTACAACCCCAAACATTTACCTTTCAAAAAGTTATCCGAAATTCAAAAAAAGCACAATTCAGTGGGCTGGATCAGTATGGATCACTCTGCCGATTATACAGAGTTGGCACTGTTTGGTCCAGGAAGTCATTTGCTGAAACCATTCATCAAAAATACCGATTTACACTATCTAATGTTGCAAGCTGCCGAGGTGGAAAACAAGTTTTAG
- a CDS encoding NAD(P)H-dependent flavin oxidoreductase — protein sequence MNKITQLFNIKYPIIQGGMIWNSGYKLASAVSNAGGLGLIGAGSMYPEVLREHIQKCKKATDKPFGVNVPMLYPNIDEIIKIIVEEGVKIVFTSAGNPKTWTSFLKGKGITVVHVVSSSTFALKAQDAGVDAVVAEGFEAGGHNGREETTTFTLIPMVKEKIKIPLIAAGGIATGQGMLAAMVLGADGVQVGSRFAASVESSAHENFKNKIIETQEGETQVTLKELAPVRLIKNKFYQDIQELYAKCPTKEELAALLGRARAKHGMFEGDLDEGELEIGQIAGLIHDIKPVADIISEMITDFNLARKEVEKFDF from the coding sequence ATGAACAAAATCACTCAGCTTTTCAATATAAAATATCCAATTATTCAAGGCGGAATGATTTGGAATTCGGGTTACAAATTGGCTAGTGCAGTCAGTAACGCTGGAGGTTTGGGTTTGATTGGTGCGGGTTCAATGTATCCCGAAGTTTTGCGGGAACACATCCAGAAATGCAAAAAAGCAACCGACAAGCCTTTTGGGGTAAACGTCCCGATGTTGTATCCCAACATCGACGAAATTATCAAAATTATTGTCGAAGAAGGCGTAAAAATTGTTTTTACATCGGCAGGAAATCCAAAAACTTGGACTTCTTTTTTGAAGGGAAAAGGAATTACGGTAGTTCACGTGGTAAGTAGTTCCACATTTGCCTTGAAAGCACAAGATGCCGGAGTCGATGCCGTTGTAGCCGAAGGATTTGAAGCCGGAGGACACAACGGAAGAGAAGAAACAACCACTTTTACCTTGATTCCGATGGTGAAAGAAAAAATCAAGATTCCATTAATTGCAGCTGGAGGAATTGCAACTGGCCAAGGAATGCTCGCCGCGATGGTTCTTGGTGCCGATGGTGTGCAAGTGGGAAGTCGATTTGCCGCTTCGGTGGAATCATCTGCACACGAAAATTTCAAGAACAAAATTATTGAAACCCAAGAAGGGGAGACGCAAGTTACCCTGAAAGAGTTGGCTCCCGTTCGATTAATCAAGAATAAATTTTACCAAGACATTCAAGAATTGTATGCCAAATGTCCAACGAAAGAAGAATTGGCCGCACTTTTGGGAAGGGCAAGAGCCAAGCACGGGATGTTTGAAGGCGATTTGGACGAAGGCGAACTCGAAATTGGTCAAATCGCAGGGTTGATTCACGATATAAAACCGGTTGCGGACATTATTTCGGAAATGATTACCGATTTTAATTTGGCCAGAAAAGAAGTGGAGAAATTCGATTTCTAA